The following proteins are encoded in a genomic region of Mus caroli chromosome 18, CAROLI_EIJ_v1.1, whole genome shotgun sequence:
- the LOC115029887 gene encoding nucleolar protein 4-like produces MESERDMYRQFQDWCLRTYGDSGKTKTVTRKKYERIVQLLNGSESSSTDNAKFKFWVKSKGFQLGQPDEVRGGGGGAKQVLFVRVKTTDTIKFCCENAGGETQDKSARLPWSPPEILAATVWLADTVLDIPHPRPPPLLHLYH; encoded by the exons ATGGAGAGCGAGCGCGACATGTACCGCCAGTTCCAGGACTGGTGCCTTAGGACTTACGGGGACTCAGGCAAGACCAAGACGGTGACCCGTAAGAAATATGAGCGGATTGTTCAGCTTCTCAACGGCTCAGAGTCAAGCTCCACCGACAATGCCAAATTTAAATTCTGGGTCAAATCGAAGGGTTTCCAGCTGGGCCAGCCGGATGAGGTCCGCGGGGGAGGCGGCGGCGCCAAGCAAGTGCTCTTCGTGCGGGTCAAGACCACG GACACTATCAAGTTTTGCTGCGAGAACGCTGGCGGGGAGACACAGGACAAGTCCGCGCGCCTTCCTTGGTCGCCCCCTGAGATCCTAGCCGCGACTGTTTGGTTGGCAGATACTGTCCTGGACATTCCTcatccccgcccccctccccttcttcacTTGTACCACTGA